In the Juglans microcarpa x Juglans regia isolate MS1-56 chromosome 6D, Jm3101_v1.0, whole genome shotgun sequence genome, one interval contains:
- the LOC121268777 gene encoding cysteine-rich and transmembrane domain-containing protein WIH2-like produces the protein MSHFDQRQAPEAYPPPVTAYPPSYGHPQAVVDQGNVQVPDYVAPPPPIGYPTRGTDPTAGYPQHMPPVETTTRGASGTMKICVSKLFCCCCEYCLCEDGSA, from the exons ATGAGCCACTTTGATCAGCGGCAAGCTCCTG AGGCATATCCCCCACCTGTGACTGCATATCCGCCGAGCTATGGCCATCCACAGGCAGTAGTAGATCAGGGCAACGTTCAAGTTCCTGATTATGTTGCACCACCTCCACCAATTGGTTACCCAACCCGTGGTACTGACCCTACAGCAGGGTATCCCCAACACATGCCTCCCGTTGAAACTACAACTAGGGGTGCTAGCGGTACTATGAAAATATG TGTTTCTAAGTTGTTCTGTTGCTGCTGCGAATATTGCTTGTGTGAGGATGGCTCAGCATAA